A single region of the Nomia melanderi isolate GNS246 chromosome 12, iyNomMela1, whole genome shotgun sequence genome encodes:
- the Fas2 gene encoding neural cell adhesion molecule fasciclin 2 isoform X3, with protein MAAQDHQAALAAVFSALLFFFPLLAHGEEPSLEILPSGDTQTKPIGSSIIMTCKPKVEDTKLIKDMQWLNPQNRVIDPLKLVVLPIESTFPGQLKPPMYTELHQDNILSLYFNSLQEEQAGKYTCRGTYANSIYLNKSVTIDTIVAITWDNAPENQYPILGEDFAIQCKVRARPSPLVDWLYNGELIKTNDRYVIDKNALTIRNVQKSDDGVYTCRASVLTTGELKERTIHVEVHVRPTLEEDHPTMVDIIEGEDASIQCKAHGKPQPSISWVKLLNQQNLSDADRFGVNPTTGVLTITNVNREDSGKYQCTATNAVGSATMNITVNVIVKPKIIDFQNGTVVESKEATIVCKAFGRPPPEVTFRKHTSQKPYEKGAQPDDDRIILTNSQDDTKWETVGTLTIHESMRSNDGLYECIAQNAGGEDRRNGHLTVEFPPSFASMTNKTVWSWEQRPVNISCIAESIPNATIRWTSHGDKQIDNDAMIKQLGTGPLSTLMIVPLDRRYYTTYKCIASNVHGTREHTIELQEATKPGDVQQSKMIEITATTIRFELVPPTTHPELPVRAITVQYKEDTQTWSEARNQTWSAEPPYVLEGLKPQTAYEFRFAAQNEVGLGNWGALYREVTPTRTFPNQPKIISKKTEYDLSAFNNQYELSWVAPADNGEPIDMYEIKFCQIRRVAGEWQMLESSCRTDEVKTQGRTRHWLKNLVSDTFYKVELRAHNKIGFSQPGTSKFKTARGIDTTVVHHQGPLISSAAIIGIVIAVLFIIIILIDVICCCANKTGIIYYVCERSRRKPVDEDDAKLGRDEKEPLKEEKKITPIIDSGLRRETSITFDGKRSVSKTGFVGKDSAV; from the exons CTCACGGGGAGGAGCCTTCCTTGGAGATCCTGCCGAGCGGGGACACGCAGACGAAGCCAATCGGGTCCAGCATCATCATGACGTGCAAGCCCAAGGTCGAAGACACCAAGCTGATCAAAGACATGCAATGGCTCAATCCGCAGAACCGTGTGATCGATCCATTGAA ACTCGTCGTCTTGCCGATCGAAAG CACGTTCCCGGGACAATTGAAACCGCCGATGTACACCGAATTGCACCAGGACAACATTCTGTCACTGTACTTCAATTCGCTTCAAGAGGAACAGGCTGGAAAATACACGTGTCGAGGCACTTACGCGAACTCGATATATTTGAACAAGTCCGTAACGATCGATACAATTG TTGCGATCACTTGGGACAATGCACCTGAGAATCAATACCCTATTCTGGGCGAAGACTTCGCGATTCAGTGCAAAGTGCGGGCTCGGCCCTCGCCCTTAGTCGACTGGCTCTACAACGGTGAATTAATTAAGACGAACGACCGCTACGTAATAGACAAGAACGCGCTGACGATCAGGAATGTGCAAAAATCCGACGACGGCGTCTACACTTGTCGGGCTTCGGTGTTGACTACCGGGGAGCTTAAAGAACGAACCATTCATGTCGAG GTCCACGTGCGTCCAACGCTGGAGGAGGATCACCCGACCATGGTGGACATAATCGAAGGCGAGGACGCGAGCATACAATGCAAAGCTCACGGCAAGCCGCAGCCAAGTATCAGCTGGGTGAAATTGTTGAACCAACAAAACTTGTCCGACGCTGACCGTTTCGGAGTGAACCCGACCACAGGGGTGTTAACTATCACCAACGTGAACCGCGAGGACTCGGGCAAGTACCAGTGCACGGCGACGAACGCGGTTGGCAGCGCCACGATGAACATCACGGTGAACGTAATCGTCAAGCCGAAGATCATCGATTTCCAGAACGGCACCGTGGTGGAGAGCAAGGAAGCTACTATCGTGTGCAAAGCGTTCGGCAGGCCTCCGCCGGAAGTCACGTTCCGCAAACACACGTCGCAGAAGCCGTACGAAAAGGGCGCGCAGCCTGACGACGACAGGATCATCCTCACGAACAGCCAGGACGATACCAAGTGGGAAACGGTGGGCACGCTGACGATCCACGAGTCGATGCGATCCAACGACGGCTTGTACGAGTGCATCGCCCAGAATGCAGGCGGCGAGGACCGTAGGAACGGTCATCTCACTGTCGAGTTCCCGCCATCGTTCGCCTCGATGACCAATAAGACCGTTTGGTCCTGGGAACAAAGGCCGGTCAACATCAGCTGCATCGCTGAGAGCATACCGAACGCGACGATACGCTGGACGAGTCACGGCGACAAGCAGATCGACAACGACGCAATGATCAAGCAGCTTGGCACCGGCCCGCTGTCCACTTTGATGATCGTGCCGCTGGACAGGAGGTATTACACCACGTACAAGTGCATCGCGTCCAATGTCCACGGGACCCGGGAGCACACCATCGAGTTACAAGAGGCGACCAAGCCCGGCGACGTCCAACAGTCGAAGATGATCGAGATCACCGCCACTACGATACGGTTTGAACTTGTACCGCCGACTACGCATCCGGAATTGCCGGTCAGGGCCATCACCGTGCAGTACAAAGAGGACACCCAGACTTGGTCGGAAGCTAGGAATCAGACGTGGTCTGCCG agCCTCCGTACGTCTTGGAGGGTCTGAAACCGCAGACAGCATACGAATTCCGGTTCGCCGCGCAGAACGAGGTCGGGCTGGGCAACTGGGGAGCCTTGTACCGTGAAGTCACACCCACCAGGACCTTCCCGAATCAGCCGAAGATAATCTCGAAAAAAACCGAGTACGATCTGTCCGCGTTCAACAATCAATACGAGCTGTCGTGGGTGGCGCCAGCGGATAACGGCGAGCCGATCGACATGTACGAGATCAAGTTCTGTCAAATAAGACGCGTGGCCGGCGAATGGCAGATGTTGGAGAGCTCCTGCCGGACGGATGAAGTGAAGACGCAAGGCAGGACGAGGCACTGGCTGAAGAACCTGGTCTCGGACACCTTCTACAAAGTCGAGCTTAGGGCGCACAACAAAATCGGCTTCAGCCAGCCGGGAACGTCGAAATTCAAGACGGCAAGGG GTATAGACACCACCGTAGTCCATCATCAAGGACCTCTAATATCGAGCGCAGCCATAATCGGTATCGTGATCGCGGTACTGTTCATTATCATCATACTGATCGACGTGATCTGCTGTTGCGCCAATAAGACAG gaattatatattatgtttgcGAACGATCCCGCCGGAAACCAGTGGACGAAGACGACGCGAAGCTCGGCAG
- the Fas2 gene encoding neural cell adhesion molecule fasciclin 2 isoform X4, translating to MAAQDHQAALAAVFSALLFFFPLLAHGEEPSLEILPSGDTQTKPIGSSIIMTCKPKVEDTKLIKDMQWLNPQNRVIDPLKLVVLPIESTFPGQLKPPMYTELHQDNILSLYFNSLQEEQAGKYTCRGTYANSIYLNKSVTIDTIVAITWDNAPENQYPILGEDFAIQCKVRARPSPLVDWLYNGELIKTNDRYVIDKNALTIRNVQKSDDGVYTCRASVLTTGELKERTIHVEVHVRPTLEEDHPTMVDIIEGEDASIQCKAHGKPQPSISWVKLLNQQNLSDADRFGVNPTTGVLTITNVNREDSGKYQCTATNAVGSATMNITVNVIVKPKIIDFQNGTVVESKEATIVCKAFGRPPPEVTFRKHTSQKPYEKGAQPDDDRIILTNSQDDTKWETVGTLTIHESMRSNDGLYECIAQNAGGEDRRNGHLTVEFPPSFASMTNKTVWSWEQRPVNISCIAESIPNATIRWTSHGDKQIDNDAMIKQLGTGPLSTLMIVPLDRRYYTTYKCIASNVHGTREHTIELQEATKPGDVQQSKMIEITATTIRFELVPPTTHPELPVRAITVQYKEDTQTWSEARNQTWSAEPPYVLEGLKPQTAYEFRFAAQNEVGLGNWGALYREVTPTRTFPNQPKIISKKTEYDLSAFNNQYELSWVAPADNGEPIDMYEIKFCQIRRVAGEWQMLESSCRTDEVKTQGRTRHWLKNLVSDTFYKVELRAHNKIGFSQPGTSKFKTARESTGLNVDYNIITSAGGTPKLAVTAIATAITILFVAI from the exons CTCACGGGGAGGAGCCTTCCTTGGAGATCCTGCCGAGCGGGGACACGCAGACGAAGCCAATCGGGTCCAGCATCATCATGACGTGCAAGCCCAAGGTCGAAGACACCAAGCTGATCAAAGACATGCAATGGCTCAATCCGCAGAACCGTGTGATCGATCCATTGAA ACTCGTCGTCTTGCCGATCGAAAG CACGTTCCCGGGACAATTGAAACCGCCGATGTACACCGAATTGCACCAGGACAACATTCTGTCACTGTACTTCAATTCGCTTCAAGAGGAACAGGCTGGAAAATACACGTGTCGAGGCACTTACGCGAACTCGATATATTTGAACAAGTCCGTAACGATCGATACAATTG TTGCGATCACTTGGGACAATGCACCTGAGAATCAATACCCTATTCTGGGCGAAGACTTCGCGATTCAGTGCAAAGTGCGGGCTCGGCCCTCGCCCTTAGTCGACTGGCTCTACAACGGTGAATTAATTAAGACGAACGACCGCTACGTAATAGACAAGAACGCGCTGACGATCAGGAATGTGCAAAAATCCGACGACGGCGTCTACACTTGTCGGGCTTCGGTGTTGACTACCGGGGAGCTTAAAGAACGAACCATTCATGTCGAG GTCCACGTGCGTCCAACGCTGGAGGAGGATCACCCGACCATGGTGGACATAATCGAAGGCGAGGACGCGAGCATACAATGCAAAGCTCACGGCAAGCCGCAGCCAAGTATCAGCTGGGTGAAATTGTTGAACCAACAAAACTTGTCCGACGCTGACCGTTTCGGAGTGAACCCGACCACAGGGGTGTTAACTATCACCAACGTGAACCGCGAGGACTCGGGCAAGTACCAGTGCACGGCGACGAACGCGGTTGGCAGCGCCACGATGAACATCACGGTGAACGTAATCGTCAAGCCGAAGATCATCGATTTCCAGAACGGCACCGTGGTGGAGAGCAAGGAAGCTACTATCGTGTGCAAAGCGTTCGGCAGGCCTCCGCCGGAAGTCACGTTCCGCAAACACACGTCGCAGAAGCCGTACGAAAAGGGCGCGCAGCCTGACGACGACAGGATCATCCTCACGAACAGCCAGGACGATACCAAGTGGGAAACGGTGGGCACGCTGACGATCCACGAGTCGATGCGATCCAACGACGGCTTGTACGAGTGCATCGCCCAGAATGCAGGCGGCGAGGACCGTAGGAACGGTCATCTCACTGTCGAGTTCCCGCCATCGTTCGCCTCGATGACCAATAAGACCGTTTGGTCCTGGGAACAAAGGCCGGTCAACATCAGCTGCATCGCTGAGAGCATACCGAACGCGACGATACGCTGGACGAGTCACGGCGACAAGCAGATCGACAACGACGCAATGATCAAGCAGCTTGGCACCGGCCCGCTGTCCACTTTGATGATCGTGCCGCTGGACAGGAGGTATTACACCACGTACAAGTGCATCGCGTCCAATGTCCACGGGACCCGGGAGCACACCATCGAGTTACAAGAGGCGACCAAGCCCGGCGACGTCCAACAGTCGAAGATGATCGAGATCACCGCCACTACGATACGGTTTGAACTTGTACCGCCGACTACGCATCCGGAATTGCCGGTCAGGGCCATCACCGTGCAGTACAAAGAGGACACCCAGACTTGGTCGGAAGCTAGGAATCAGACGTGGTCTGCCG agCCTCCGTACGTCTTGGAGGGTCTGAAACCGCAGACAGCATACGAATTCCGGTTCGCCGCGCAGAACGAGGTCGGGCTGGGCAACTGGGGAGCCTTGTACCGTGAAGTCACACCCACCAGGACCTTCCCGAATCAGCCGAAGATAATCTCGAAAAAAACCGAGTACGATCTGTCCGCGTTCAACAATCAATACGAGCTGTCGTGGGTGGCGCCAGCGGATAACGGCGAGCCGATCGACATGTACGAGATCAAGTTCTGTCAAATAAGACGCGTGGCCGGCGAATGGCAGATGTTGGAGAGCTCCTGCCGGACGGATGAAGTGAAGACGCAAGGCAGGACGAGGCACTGGCTGAAGAACCTGGTCTCGGACACCTTCTACAAAGTCGAGCTTAGGGCGCACAACAAAATCGGCTTCAGCCAGCCGGGAACGTCGAAATTCAAGACGGCAAGGG AATCTACGGGCCTCAATGTGGACTACAATATAATTACTTCCGCCGGAGGTACTCCCAAGCTCGCCGTGACCGCCATTGCCACAGCAATAACGATCCTATTCGTAGCCATTTAA